A region of Cryptomeria japonica unplaced genomic scaffold, Sugi_1.0 HiC_scaffold_572, whole genome shotgun sequence DNA encodes the following proteins:
- the LOC131030267 gene encoding pathogenesis-related protein PR-4-like: MASKVVMWIALCFFLASILCVNGETLTTSTPYDSAGRNYDLDGLFCATIDSNQTLEFRSEYLWTAYCDQAGQPMELSLCGTCIQVTNDSTDQNVIVRIVDECKNGGLVLETDAFNAIDKDGKGKHYGHMFTTYKFVGC; this comes from the exons ATGGCTTCCAAGGTTGTGATGTGGATTGCTCTATGCTTCTTTTTGGCTTCCATACTGTGTGTTAATGGCGAGACATTGACCACGTCCACTCCGTATGATTCTGCTGGTCGTAATTACGACCTTGATGGCCTATTTTGCGCTACAATTGACTCTAATCAAACATTAGAGTTTCGCAGTGAATACCTTTGGACTGCGTATTGTGACCAAGCCGGCCAGCCCATGGAACTTTCCCTCTGCGGCACCTGCATCCAA GTGACAAATGATTCGACGGATCAAAATGTGATCGTACGAATTGTGGACGAGTGCAAAAATGGAGGACTGGTTTTAGAAACTGATGCTTTTAATGCCATTGATAAGGATGGGAAAGGAAAGCATTACGGTCATATGTTTACTACCTACAAGTTCGTGGGGTGTTAG
- the LOC131048750 gene encoding pathogenesis-related protein PR-4-like, translating into MSSRLKKILPKLISENQNGFTAGKDIMDSIFLVSEVLHSMFKDKVKGMAIKLDVSKDYDRLFMASKLVRWIAICFFVASILCVNGETLTTSTPYDSAGRNYDLGGLFCATIDSNQTLEFRSEYLWTAYYDQAGQPMELSLCGTCIQVTNDSTDKNVIVRIVDQCQNGGLVLETDAFNAIDKDGKGKHDGHMLTTYKFVGC; encoded by the exons ATGTCTAGCAGATTGAAGAAGATTCTTCCGAAGTTGATATCAGAAAATCAAAATGGCTTCACGGCAGGTAAAGATATTATGGATAGCATATTTCTGGTGTCAGAAGTCCTTCATTCTATGTTCAAGGATAAAGTGAAAGGCATGGCCATTAAGTTAGATGTTTCAAAAGATTATGATAGG TTATTCATGGCTTCCAAGCTTGTGAGGTGGATTGCTATATGCTTCTTTGTGGCTTCAATACTCTGTGTTAATGGCGAGACATTGACCACGTCCACTCCGTATGATTCTGCTGGTCGTAATTACGACCTTGGTGGCCTATTTTGCGCTACAATTGACTCTAATCAGACATTAGAGTTTCGCAGCGAATACCTTTGGACTGCGTATTATGACCAAGCCGGCCAGCCCATGGAACTTTCCCTCTGCGGCACATGCATCCAA GTGACAAATGATTCGACGGATAAAAATGTGATCGTACGAATTGTGGACCAGTGCCAAAATGGAGGACTGGTTTTAGAAACTGATGCTTTTAATGCCATTGATAAGGATGGGAAAGGAAAGCATGACGGCCATATGCTTACTACCTACAAGTTCGTGGGCTGTTAG
- the LOC131872353 gene encoding uncharacterized protein LOC131872353, which yields MAVGMTNHKYELEKSLKEKYLEGLKREDLYWKDKSRELWIAEGDANAIFFHASVKVKRLFNKISIIKNDGDRWCVSSEDIEQATIEHFVDVLGKDASLDSINFPLVEDSITNLVSGEDNNMLLTPFSIEEVKEATFSIHPHKSPDPDGIMTEVFQACWDFMRSNIWMVLEFKKRRKFIKAINHMMIALIPKK from the coding sequence ATGGCAGTTGGTATGACCAATCACAAATACGAATTGGAAAAGAGTTTGAAAGAGAAATACCTAGAAGGTTTAAAGAGGGAGGATCTATACTGGAAGGACAAATCCAGGGAGTTGTGGATTGCTGAAGGtgatgcaaatgcaattttttttcatgCCTCAGTCAAGGTGAAGAGATTGTTTAATAAGATCTCCATTATTAAGAATGATGGTGATAGATGGTGTGTGTCCTCAGAGGATATTGAACAAGCGACAATTGAGCATTTTGTAGATGTTCTGGGAAAAGATGCTTCTCTAGATTCTATCAACTTCCCTTTGGTGGAGGATTCCATTACAAATTTAGTGTCGGGCGAAGACAACAATATGTTGTTGACCCCGTTTTCCATTGAAGAGGTGAAAGAGGCCACCTTTTCTATCCATCCTCATAAATCTCCTGACCCAGATGGTATAATGACAGAAGTGTTTCAGGCTTGTTGGGATTTCATGCGATCTAACATCTGGATGGTGTTGGAGTTCAAGAAGAGAAGGAAGTTTATTAAGGCCATCAATCATATGATGATAGCTCTTATCCCCAAGAAATAG